The following proteins come from a genomic window of Nostoc sp. ATCC 53789:
- a CDS encoding Ig-like domain-containing protein, which produces MTKSKTFIQPLDRIAIALMLLLSVLIGLIILQGDVVTARVRDFTWQNQQIGAEDNSFTLTFSRPMETKSVEDNLKIEPPLAGKFSWAGRRMVYTLLTPAPYGTNYKLQLQGAKDKFAQQEGKNRLIQAFTGSFRTRDRVILYIGSNQEEQGRLVLYNLTQEQKRVLTPKDLIAMDFESFPDGEKILFSARASNNEDLLSAQLYTVTTGVSSKSGQEAQPGGKVDLVLDSKDYQNLKFDLSPDGQTIVIQRGNKNNPGDFGLWFMPATSDGSAEKPTPKRLKSQPGGDFMITPDSKAVAVAQGQGAAILPLQGDASKPLDFLPQFGLVQAFSKDGSQAAMVKFNTDYTRDLFLVTNQGVQKQLLKTTGSILSCQFDIASPTLYCLLTQLVSKEQYIEQPYVVAIDLKTGQQKPLLVLPPAQRNVQMSLSADGLGLLFDQVVPQTNPPASLPTNTLKTDDGDVIATSSLWLMPLLPIADAATVEIRPEQLPLAGFRPRWLP; this is translated from the coding sequence ATGACAAAATCTAAAACATTTATCCAACCACTCGATCGGATAGCGATCGCACTGATGCTACTGCTAAGTGTGCTGATTGGGTTAATCATATTGCAAGGTGATGTGGTAACTGCTCGTGTGCGCGACTTTACCTGGCAAAATCAACAGATTGGGGCGGAAGATAACTCCTTCACCCTCACCTTCAGCCGCCCAATGGAAACAAAAAGTGTAGAGGATAACTTGAAAATCGAGCCACCCCTAGCAGGTAAATTCAGTTGGGCAGGTCGGCGAATGGTTTATACGCTGTTAACACCAGCACCTTATGGCACGAATTATAAATTGCAGTTACAGGGAGCTAAAGATAAGTTTGCACAGCAAGAGGGCAAAAATCGATTGATCCAGGCTTTTACAGGTAGCTTCCGCACACGCGATCGCGTCATTCTTTACATCGGAAGCAATCAAGAAGAACAGGGACGATTAGTTCTATACAACTTAACCCAAGAGCAAAAAAGGGTACTTACCCCCAAAGACTTGATAGCAATGGACTTCGAGTCATTTCCAGATGGAGAGAAAATTTTATTTTCGGCTCGCGCCAGCAATAACGAAGACTTACTTTCAGCCCAACTGTACACAGTCACAACAGGCGTTTCTAGTAAATCTGGACAAGAAGCACAACCAGGAGGCAAAGTTGACCTAGTTTTAGATAGTAAAGATTATCAAAACCTGAAATTTGACTTATCACCTGACGGGCAAACTATTGTCATCCAGCGCGGAAACAAAAATAATCCCGGCGACTTTGGACTATGGTTTATGCCAGCAACCAGCGACGGTTCAGCAGAAAAACCCACCCCCAAACGTCTGAAAAGCCAACCAGGGGGAGACTTTATGATCACCCCAGATAGTAAAGCCGTAGCAGTTGCCCAAGGACAGGGAGCAGCAATCTTACCACTGCAAGGTGATGCCAGTAAACCTCTAGATTTTCTGCCGCAGTTTGGTTTGGTACAAGCTTTCTCTAAAGATGGCTCTCAAGCAGCGATGGTAAAGTTTAATACAGATTACACGCGAGATTTGTTTTTAGTGACAAACCAAGGTGTACAGAAACAACTATTAAAAACAACAGGTTCAATTCTCAGCTGCCAATTTGATATTGCCTCACCCACCCTCTACTGCTTGCTGACACAGCTAGTATCCAAGGAACAATATATAGAACAGCCTTATGTGGTGGCAATTGATCTGAAAACCGGGCAACAGAAACCACTGCTAGTACTGCCTCCCGCTCAACGAAATGTGCAAATGAGTTTATCTGCTGACGGTTTAGGCTTGTTATTTGACCAAGTAGTACCCCAGACAAACCCCCCAGCATCATTACCCACCAACACCTTGAAAACTGATGATGGAGATGTTATTGCTACCAGTAGCCTGTGGTTAATGCCTCTGCTACCCATCGCTGATGCTGCGACTGTTGAAATTAGACCAGAACAACTCCCCTTAGCCGGATTTCGTCCCCGGTGGCTACCTTGA
- a CDS encoding TIGR03943 family protein translates to MANKNPKSKIPNLLLPWLDALAITSWGILMLRYWLTNKLNLLIHPNYIWFVVVTGISLIVIGFFKMQELWQRRRRDVTPNGQHISLFPPGWGSVLLLITAILGFIITPQVFASDKALQRGVTTDLLGSTRVKPQAFRATVRPEERSLVDWVRTVNVYPEPDTYTGQKVKVQGFVIHPPDIGKEYLFLARFVLTCCAADAYPVGLPVKLPNNQERYSPDTWLEVEGQMMTENLAGKRQLTIAATSLKKIPQPQNPYSY, encoded by the coding sequence ATGGCTAATAAAAATCCTAAATCTAAAATCCCAAATCTGTTACTCCCTTGGCTGGATGCCCTAGCAATTACATCTTGGGGCATTTTGATGTTGAGATATTGGCTAACTAACAAGCTGAACTTATTAATTCACCCAAATTACATTTGGTTTGTGGTTGTGACAGGTATCAGCTTGATTGTTATTGGTTTCTTCAAGATGCAGGAACTTTGGCAACGCCGTCGCCGTGATGTTACGCCAAACGGACAGCATATTAGTTTATTTCCCCCTGGTTGGGGGAGTGTTTTATTGTTGATTACAGCAATTCTAGGTTTTATCATTACACCGCAAGTTTTTGCTAGTGACAAAGCACTCCAAAGGGGCGTAACCACCGATTTATTGGGAAGTACACGCGTCAAACCCCAAGCCTTTCGAGCTACTGTTCGTCCAGAGGAGCGATCGCTTGTAGATTGGGTACGCACTGTCAATGTCTATCCAGAACCAGACACATATACAGGCCAAAAAGTTAAAGTTCAGGGATTTGTTATTCATCCACCAGATATAGGAAAAGAATATTTGTTCTTAGCCCGATTTGTCTTAACTTGCTGTGCAGCAGATGCTTACCCAGTAGGATTACCTGTCAAACTCCCAAACAATCAAGAGCGTTACTCCCCTGACACTTGGCTGGAAGTAGAAGGGCAAATGATGACAGAAAATTTGGCAGGTAAACGCCAACTGACCATTGCCGCTACCTCTCTCAAAAAAATTCCTCAACCCCAGAATCCTTATAGTTATTAG
- a CDS encoding permease, whose amino-acid sequence MNQLNNGFTIFLSLLVEAMPFLLIGVLFSSLLLFFVDERKLVEKMPKNPLLGALVGSLIGFLFPVCECGNVPVARRFLIQGVPTPVAIGFLLAAPTINPIVIWSTWTAFRDQPEIVVLRVVFSLAIATIIGFVFSFQKDLNPIIQPAIARYMKFNPPAQPETKRRGKRYQVEQQEAVPNILQSGTYILGGKAGVPLRIDANFVQPTAPISNTNKPLADKLRLVVDNSVQEFRELGGVMILGSAIAAAIQVLAPRELILSLGAGPISSIVVMLILAVVVSICSTVDSFFALSFASTFSSGSLLAFLVFGPMIDIKSVGLMLSIFKPKTVFYLFALAAQLTFVLTLFLNLHVF is encoded by the coding sequence ATGAATCAACTGAACAATGGTTTTACGATATTTCTAAGTCTGCTAGTCGAGGCGATGCCTTTTTTGCTTATTGGGGTTTTATTCTCCAGTTTGCTGCTATTTTTTGTTGATGAGCGCAAATTAGTAGAAAAGATGCCCAAAAATCCGCTGCTGGGTGCTTTAGTTGGCAGCTTGATCGGCTTTTTATTTCCGGTGTGTGAGTGCGGGAATGTGCCGGTAGCGCGGCGGTTCCTGATTCAGGGAGTACCCACACCAGTCGCCATTGGTTTTTTGCTAGCAGCGCCAACAATTAACCCAATTGTAATTTGGTCAACTTGGACAGCATTTCGAGATCAGCCAGAAATAGTGGTCTTACGAGTCGTATTTTCTCTAGCAATTGCCACAATTATTGGTTTTGTTTTCAGTTTTCAAAAGGACTTAAATCCGATAATTCAGCCTGCGATCGCTCGGTATATGAAGTTTAATCCACCCGCGCAGCCGGAAACCAAACGCCGTGGTAAACGTTACCAAGTAGAACAGCAAGAAGCGGTACCAAATATTTTGCAATCCGGGACTTATATTTTAGGTGGAAAAGCCGGTGTACCTCTGCGGATAGATGCTAATTTTGTACAGCCGACTGCCCCAATTTCTAATACCAATAAACCCCTTGCAGATAAACTGCGCCTAGTGGTAGATAATAGCGTCCAAGAATTCCGGGAATTGGGCGGAGTGATGATTTTAGGAAGTGCGATCGCAGCAGCGATTCAAGTCTTAGCTCCCCGTGAATTAATTCTCAGTTTGGGTGCTGGGCCTATTAGCTCGATTGTAGTCATGCTGATATTAGCAGTAGTGGTGTCAATTTGTTCTACAGTCGATTCTTTCTTTGCTCTATCTTTTGCCTCGACCTTTAGTAGCGGTTCCTTGTTGGCATTTTTAGTGTTTGGGCCAATGATTGATATCAAAAGCGTTGGTTTGATGTTATCTATTTTTAAGCCCAAAACTGTCTTTTACTTATTTGCTTTAGCAGCACAATTAACATTTGTGTTAACTCTTTTCCTCAACTTGCACGTTTTTTAA
- a CDS encoding WD40 repeat domain-containing protein has translation MAAVALPVTIWQGFYIHQAHAAVEVTPNSPTTNSFANAQLLYTLRGHNGTVKSLAFSPDSRILASGGAENEGIIRLWNPVNGKKLGDINKAHKSAIESLVISPDGQTLASCSDDNTINLWSLKNFKFSRSFVGHTSNVLSLAVSPDSKVLISGALDGIRLWDLLQQRPLGTLVRFDNLIYTLAISPDGQTLASGDNKGVIKVWSLSTGKLISEFVAHSNVVSAVIFTPDGQTLVSASRDRTVKLWNINTGELVRTLTGHNNWVNAIAINPDGQTLASAGKDGIKVWNLTTGELINTLNGHTDWVSAIAFSPNGKILASGGFDRQIKIWGTPQKRN, from the coding sequence ATGGCAGCTGTTGCCCTTCCAGTGACTATCTGGCAAGGGTTTTACATTCATCAAGCTCATGCTGCCGTTGAAGTAACACCAAACTCCCCAACTACTAACAGCTTTGCTAATGCCCAACTACTTTACACCCTTAGAGGGCATAACGGAACTGTTAAATCTCTCGCATTCAGTCCAGATAGCAGAATTCTTGCGAGTGGAGGTGCAGAAAATGAGGGTATTATTCGCCTGTGGAATCCAGTAAATGGTAAAAAGTTAGGGGATATTAATAAAGCACATAAATCAGCCATAGAGTCTTTAGTGATTTCACCAGATGGGCAAACCCTTGCTAGTTGTAGTGATGACAACACAATTAACCTCTGGAGCCTGAAAAATTTTAAATTTAGCCGCTCTTTTGTCGGACATACCAGCAACGTATTATCTTTAGCGGTGTCTCCTGATAGTAAAGTTCTGATCAGTGGAGCTTTGGATGGGATTCGGCTATGGGATTTATTACAGCAGCGCCCTTTAGGGACTTTAGTACGCTTCGATAACTTGATTTATACTCTAGCCATTAGCCCTGATGGACAGACCTTGGCTAGTGGTGATAATAAGGGTGTAATCAAGGTATGGAGCTTGAGTACTGGTAAATTAATCAGTGAATTTGTAGCTCATTCTAATGTTGTTAGCGCTGTCATCTTTACACCAGATGGACAGACATTAGTGAGTGCTAGCCGCGATCGCACAGTCAAGCTGTGGAATATTAATACTGGAGAATTAGTCCGCACCCTCACAGGACATAATAACTGGGTAAATGCGATCGCTATTAACCCCGATGGACAAACCCTTGCTAGTGCCGGCAAAGATGGGATTAAAGTGTGGAATTTAACTACAGGTGAGTTAATAAATACACTGAATGGACATACAGACTGGGTAAGTGCGATCGCTTTTAGTCCCAATGGTAAAATTCTCGCCAGTGGCGGATTTGATCGACAAATCAAGATTTGGGGAACTCCACAAAAACGTAATTAA
- a CDS encoding chlorophyll a/b-binding protein: MTQTQPTIAPKLEEPKFGFNEYAERLNGRAAMIGFALMLVIEYVTNQGVLSWLGLK, encoded by the coding sequence ACAACCAACAATTGCACCTAAACTAGAAGAGCCAAAGTTTGGCTTTAACGAATATGCTGAACGCTTGAATGGTCGAGCTGCAATGATTGGCTTCGCTTTGATGCTGGTGATTGAATATGTCACCAATCAAGGGGTGCTATCATGGCTGGGTCTGAAGTAG